In the genome of Leeuwenhoekiella sp. MAR_2009_132, one region contains:
- a CDS encoding S9 family peptidase, whose amino-acid sequence MKNKFTWFALALAMLFNVQLIAQENDLSLLSLDRIYTSNEFNSESARPIFWINNGAAFITVEQNASGADELIKYSSKTNGQATYLNAATLTPALASKSLSIADFSLSKDESKVLIFTNTSRVWRSNTKGDYWVYDFDTNKLKQLGTQLQASSLMFAKFSEDNRYVAYVSGFNIYKENFKTGEVLQLTQDGTGDIINGTFDWVYEEEFGARDGFRWSPDASQIAYWQLDASEIETFYMINTTDSVYSQPIPLQYPKVGYNPSSARLGLVNTGTQETKWIPIPGDPVQHYLPAIQWISNDLLLIQQLNRKQNKLVIYTYAPATEELKTVYTETEETWVDLDYPDISANQWGKNDLLLTPDKSAFLRMTENDAWRHIYKVNFKTGAKTLLTPGEYDVAAFYTATDTAVYFSASPENTAQRYLYNTSLNGKETPKRLTPKEYSGVNTYQIAPNGNFAIHSHTDANTPTTVRLIHLPSHKTIKTLVDNAPLKKHLANLKLPETSFFQVATEDGVVVEGRITKPVNFDASKKYPVLFHVYGEPWGQMATDMWIGTYDIFLAQKGYVIVNLDNRGTPSLKGSAWRKSIYRKVGIINARDQAMATKELLKKWNYLDADRVSVWGWSGGGSMTLNLMFKYPEIYKTGMAIAAVANQLFYDNVYQERYMGLPQENKEDFVNGSPATFAKNLEGNLLIVHGTGDDNVHYQNMEYLVNELIKNNKQFTMMAYPNRSHGIYEGKNTRRHLYTLLTNYLMEHNKK is encoded by the coding sequence ATGAAGAATAAATTCACCTGGTTTGCTTTAGCACTTGCAATGCTATTCAACGTTCAGCTTATAGCTCAGGAAAATGATTTGAGCCTGTTATCTCTAGATCGTATTTACACCTCAAATGAATTTAATTCAGAAAGTGCCCGACCTATATTCTGGATCAATAACGGAGCTGCTTTTATAACGGTTGAACAAAATGCATCTGGCGCAGATGAACTTATAAAATACAGCAGTAAAACTAACGGGCAAGCCACCTATTTAAATGCAGCTACACTAACACCTGCTTTAGCTTCAAAAAGCCTGTCTATTGCAGATTTTAGTCTTTCTAAAGATGAAAGCAAAGTACTCATTTTTACAAATACAAGCCGCGTATGGCGCTCTAACACCAAAGGTGACTATTGGGTTTACGACTTTGACACTAACAAACTCAAACAATTGGGAACACAGCTTCAGGCATCTTCTTTAATGTTTGCGAAGTTCTCTGAAGACAACAGGTATGTCGCCTATGTTTCTGGCTTTAATATTTACAAAGAAAACTTTAAAACCGGCGAGGTATTACAACTCACTCAAGATGGCACCGGTGATATCATAAACGGCACATTTGACTGGGTGTATGAGGAAGAATTTGGTGCCCGCGACGGTTTTAGATGGAGCCCAGACGCTTCTCAAATTGCCTACTGGCAACTCGATGCTTCAGAGATTGAAACCTTTTACATGATTAACACTACAGACTCAGTGTATTCACAACCTATACCATTACAATATCCTAAGGTAGGTTATAACCCATCATCTGCCCGGCTGGGATTGGTAAATACAGGCACTCAGGAAACTAAATGGATTCCCATTCCGGGAGATCCTGTTCAACATTATTTACCGGCAATACAATGGATAAGCAATGATTTGCTTTTAATTCAGCAATTAAACCGTAAACAAAATAAGCTTGTTATTTACACCTATGCTCCTGCTACGGAAGAATTAAAAACCGTCTACACTGAAACTGAAGAAACCTGGGTTGATTTAGATTATCCGGATATTTCTGCAAATCAATGGGGCAAAAACGACCTGTTACTTACACCAGACAAATCGGCCTTCTTACGTATGACTGAAAATGATGCGTGGCGTCATATTTACAAAGTGAATTTTAAAACCGGAGCAAAAACGCTACTTACTCCGGGAGAATATGATGTTGCTGCATTTTACACCGCAACAGATACAGCTGTTTACTTTTCGGCTTCGCCGGAAAATACTGCGCAACGCTATTTATACAACACATCTCTAAACGGAAAAGAAACTCCAAAACGCCTAACACCAAAAGAATATAGTGGGGTAAATACTTATCAAATTGCCCCAAACGGAAATTTTGCTATTCACAGTCATACAGATGCTAATACACCTACTACAGTTCGTTTAATTCATTTGCCCAGTCATAAAACCATAAAAACCCTCGTAGATAACGCACCATTAAAAAAACATTTAGCAAATCTGAAGCTTCCGGAAACTAGCTTTTTTCAGGTTGCAACAGAAGATGGTGTCGTTGTAGAAGGCAGAATTACTAAACCTGTAAATTTTGACGCTTCAAAAAAATATCCGGTTCTTTTTCACGTGTATGGGGAACCCTGGGGACAAATGGCCACAGATATGTGGATAGGCACCTACGATATATTCTTAGCCCAAAAAGGATACGTCATCGTCAATTTAGATAATAGAGGTACACCATCGCTAAAAGGAAGCGCTTGGCGCAAATCTATCTACCGCAAGGTAGGTATTATCAATGCCCGCGATCAGGCTATGGCGACTAAAGAGCTCCTGAAAAAATGGAATTACCTGGATGCTGACCGTGTTTCAGTTTGGGGATGGAGCGGTGGTGGCTCTATGACGCTCAATTTAATGTTTAAATATCCTGAGATTTATAAAACAGGAATGGCTATTGCAGCTGTGGCCAATCAGCTATTTTATGACAATGTTTATCAAGAACGTTATATGGGACTTCCGCAGGAAAATAAAGAAGATTTTGTAAATGGTTCGCCCGCTACTTTTGCAAAAAATCTAGAAGGTAATTTACTTATCGTACACGGCACCGGCGATGACAATGTGCATTATCAGAATATGGAGTATCTTGTAAATGAACTCATCAAAAACAATAAGCAATTTACGATGATGGCCTATCCTAACCGATCTCACGGCATTTACGAAGGCAAAAATACCAGAAGGCATTTATACACGCTTCTCACTAACTATTTAATGGAACACAATAAAAAATAA